One segment of Paenibacillus sp. FSL R7-0337 DNA contains the following:
- a CDS encoding DUF350 domain-containing protein — MQDNIDLLLEHPLGALLGYFTVAILGLVVFLSFFEMVTKYNCWEEIRKGNVAVAMATGGKIFGICNILRFSIEAGASIYETMKWSVVGFLLLLLAYFLFEFFTPVFSIDEEIAADNRAVGLTAMLLSISLSYVIGAAIF, encoded by the coding sequence GTGCAGGATAATATTGATCTTTTGCTGGAACATCCGCTGGGGGCGCTGCTAGGCTACTTCACTGTCGCCATATTGGGGCTGGTCGTCTTTCTGTCCTTCTTCGAAATGGTGACGAAATACAACTGCTGGGAAGAAATCCGCAAGGGGAATGTGGCCGTAGCTATGGCAACCGGAGGCAAAATCTTCGGAATCTGCAACATCTTACGTTTCAGCATTGAAGCAGGGGCATCAATCTATGAGACGATGAAATGGTCGGTTGTAGGCTTTTTGCTGCTGCTGCTGGCTTACTTCCTGTTCGAGTTTTTTACTCCGGTCTTTTCAATTGATGAAGAGATTGCTGCGGATAACCGGGCCGTAGGACTGACAGCTATGCTGCTCTCCATATCCTTGTCCTATGTTATCGGCGCGGCCATATTCTGA